The following nucleotide sequence is from Mytilus edulis unplaced genomic scaffold, xbMytEdul2.2 SCAFFOLD_1178, whole genome shotgun sequence.
ATCTTCTTTGGCTCAATTGGTTAGAGTGCTGCCTTTAGATCCCGAGATTGAGGGTTCGAATCCTGCTGGTACCATCCATAGATTTtcacaacaacatgaacaatggcGCTGCGAGCATCTGgtacaaaaattgtatatagaaTATTGCCTGGCAGTGAGATGTTAGAATTGGTCATGAGGTTTGACTAGCAGGTCATAGGATACCATGGCAATTCTAGGTGGCATTTAGGGAACTGGCCAGAAGGCTTCCGAGTAGAAGTCTCGGAGTTGTACAGTAGTGGACCTGTGAGTAGCTCGAATGGATGGTACGCAGCCCGAAAAAAGAAAAGGGGGAAGAGTGTAGTAGACCTGGAGATATAAAGATAGTCTAACTAGGTTCAGTTAGGGAAGATCTTCTTTGGCTCAATTGGTTAGAGTGCTGCCTTTAGATCCCAAGATTGAGGGTTCGAATCCCGCTGGTACCATCCATAGATTTTCAcaacaatacacatgatacattcgTTTTGTAAATtctataatgaataaaaaaaaaacatcaagtcTTTTCATTTTCTTATCAGATACATAGTAggatttataaattgaaaacccaatAATAGTAATAAGATAGTTAAAGCCAAAGTAAtatttatcagatattttatagcCAAAAACAATATCTTTCAATGTGAAATCTTTTTCTATATTTACTTTtgcaaaaaattatgttttttttctccgTAAATTGTGTAAAAAAGAACATGACataaaataatattgatattCTTCTTTAAAGCATTTGTTACATAAGTCATTGTCTGTTATTTTCCAtctaaatacaaatgaaataataacTTTTTAGTAGGTAATAATAActttttagtcatgttagtaggTAAAATGCTTTGTAAAAGTTTTCATCGATACAtcttcaatttattttctttaaaaaaataaagttgtacaATATGGTTTCAAATGAAATTTTGTCTGTAATGGTAAAACATTTAACCATACTTTAATAATATTATTCAAAAGATAAATTCAAGATTGAATTTCCTATACAGACAGGCAAAATGTTTATCAGAACAATCAAGAAAGACTTTAGTAACAGCTTTAATTCAATGTCATTTTACTATGCCTGTTCTGCATGGTATGCTGGTGTcagcaaaaaatataaagataagttacaagtattacaaaaaaaatgtgttagatttataaaaaaaacactggaTATAGATCAAAAGTTGACCATCATCATAAAATGTATTGAATAGTCAAATGATAGTATTGGTTATGTTAATATTGAAAATCGTGTTAAACAATTGAGATTAAACCATGTACATAATATTTATTACCACCATTGTCCTAATTATATGTATTCAAATTTTACAAAGGTGAGACATTTACATCATCATTTTTTACGAAATAGTGAATATAACTTCTGGGTTCCTCCAGTAAAAAGTCAAcaaaaagacacattttattttaatggcATACAAGATTGGAATTCGAATATATGTTGCCaattaaggttaaaaaaaataaaggaatttaAAATTAGCGTCAAAGAGCACTTAACCAAAAGTTATAGTGCGGCTTATTCAGACtcctttttatattattaataatatttttatataaattactttttatatgaatttttatgtcatattaatttgtgtgttatcTTTTTTGTATGCCGAACACTATAAGCCGTTTACATGAAGGGACCCCATTGGAAATAAGCTCTAAAGCTTTCATGGGTTATCCCTGATAAAATATCAGCAAATTGTTTCATACACTTTAGGATACTGCACTCATAAATGCCAATATATTTTACCATATAATGTGTTAGTATTGTCTTTATATATcgtatatatattgtgtattgtaAGTTATAAATATGcttgatattttattgaataaaatattattattattattattattatacatttataCCAATAGGTTTCACAATTTGTTTCTTTACTAATCTTTTTCTAATCTGTTATATAATAACTTATTTGAcaaaaaagaatgtcaatataattaccacTTATTGACAAACATGGTCTTTTTACATTGACTACACTTCTCGTTGAAATCTCCGATCTAAGACATTGTAACCAATCTTTTGGAATTGCATCCTTTAGGGATGTTAACTCAGCTATCCAATTggatttattttcagtttttgcaaaattacattttgtgaaatttccccattttcatttaaaatatcattCAATTATAAATCATATTACCTtttatccaatttaaaaaaaaagacatttgttaTTAAGTTGAATGTATTTATTCCcccaaataatttgttttctaatTTCGTAAAGGTTTTTGGTATATCTGTCTGTCCTCCTCCTAATTTCATCCagctttttaatacatttttataaaattttgaaatattaggTAGATGTGATCAACTTTATTATAATCGATATTGATTCATATAAACTGCTAGGCAATTTTCCCCTGAGCATTGTAAGATcttgtaaataatttaaaattaaaatagaaattaaaatactttcaaaaaggaatctgatatatatataattatataagttgCCATCTGGCCATATCTGTATTTACAATGTAAGATTCTACCTATCCATGATGCTTTTAGTGATTCAAAGTGACTTTCAATGTCAATCATATTCAATCCCCTGTTTTCATAACTACCATGACTACCAATCATTGTATTTCTTTTAACTTTATCTGGTTTGTCATTCCAGACAAATGCCAgataaatttgaaacattttctttctatgtcttttttatatttttctggaaATATGCATGAGCTAGCTAAAAAGTTTAAGAGTGGTATAATCAAAGATTTGATGATCAAGATTTTCCCTAAAATAGTGAGATTTTGCTTTTACAAAgaataaagaatttttttttttctttgatgcctTACCATGTTAAAtagacaaataattaaaatagacTTCCAAGACATgaaattatttggactagataaattataataaagatTGAATAAAACCAAAGAGTTTAACTAACACTAATATATGTCCCTTAATTAACCATATACTAAATACAGTTTCAACATTCAGACATCTTGTACGTTTAGAATTAGCTCTAGCCACGGTATAGCCTTTTTGTACTAATGCGGCATAAAGCAACcaagaatcaatcaatcaatcgtttAAATGTTTAACATCCAATCTATTAATGGTAATATTCTtttcaaagcacaaaaatgttggCATTCCACTTCAAAAGCTAACTGAACCTTTAAACAGAGTAaagatactgttgtcaggtcattaaagatgacatatttcatatatttggttttaatattgattcacttatagggtctttgtatTGGAAGCACTGGTATAATAATGAATAATGGTGGCTCTAATCTTTTATGTTTTCTAacaatgtacaaatgatgtacagTAGAGTTCCTGGATTCAGCGCTGCTGGTGATATCACACATTAGCTGCTTTCATAATATCTGCAATGTACACAAATAAATTCAATCTTGTAATTGTTTTAGTCTTCCGAAAAGGACAGAAAAGAGTAGATTTGATCATTTCAAGAGTTCATTTAaacattatgtacatgtaattgCAATCCCATGATTTACCATGTAGTGAgtcaattttcattaaaaaatacatCATTATGATCATCATTATCATCAGATAGGAttactttcattttaaaagtcaaatttatattgGATTGAAATAAATTTTGCCCTGCATACATTTGTACAATTTACAATGTACTTGGCAGTGTGTTTGTTTCAAATTCAacaatagacgtatttacacttgtatgcaaatttgtctgccattacgtaaaatcacacaggttcccgtaaacattgacatcataatttaaaatatttgacgtcacaattaaatgtgattgttgcttgacgtcaaaaggtgattTGGAGTtgatctaaggtcattcggaggcaggatacagctaaataccaaaagtgtaaatacgtttatattTTGTAGTAGTGATGAGTataaaatctttcctttattcaaattatttttggaAGGCATGCATTAAATCACCAGACTTTTGAAGAACTCTCAAAACATTAAGTCTGTTAGCATGTTTTCATTATGACCACTTTTAAATTCACTGAAAAATGGTatccatttatataaaaatactttCCAACATGTAAATACTAATAATTTTTCTTGCAGGTCAAATGTTTTTTCCCTCAGAAATATCAGCTGCTAGATGGCCATTTAGATTTTGTGATATAAAGCAAGTGATATCATGTGAAGAGGTTTTAGGCCAGGGAATTTGGGAACAAATTGTGTCTCATACTGGAACAAGAGATTGCAGGGAAACATGGAATTCAACACAGTAAGTAGATTAAACAACAAGACCAACTTTAATTCAATTATAGCAGTCATCATGGTCTTGCATATATTCTTTTCTACCACACATGTACTTAATATACATTATAAAGGGGGGTAAAGGAGTCAGAAGGACCTTTTTGAGACATAATCATTATAAAGGATTTCAAGAGTCTTTTTGTTGAGAGAGAATTTATTGTTGGGGTTTATATTTGTCTAAATTCAGGATTTACATATAGATTTATTAGAACTCTGGAATTAACATAATCTGCTTCacagattattcaatgtgaagagtcaaaacttaattttttggttcaataaaggagtaggtccggtaagacctcttttggccccaaaatatagcagttttacaaaattgttaaaatgtaaacttttagttatttattggacagtagaatgcttctgctacataaatatggctgtttttgacaatacaatgcacatatatatatcgggtactagcaccattaagtcgtgctaaattactgaaatcttcacaattccatcATTTTAGTTAAAATGTAGACGGTTTTCAGGTTagatgaaagtggccgcattcgtgttcatccttaatattgaaatgtaagttgtattttatgataagacataacatatataaaggttaaggatgaacacggatgtggccactttcatttttgacaaaaaaacatcagaaaagtgacatttttcggcatatttggtagattttttatatttgagcttgaatcagatcgagtttaatgactaaatcagttaaaatctttcacatacactaattgattcaaatgaaatagacacttaagtgtttaaaaagtggtcaaaatctttcgtcagatgaacctgaaatttgaggccaaaatcggtccttaccggacctactcctttgaattaaataatagccattcattaaatattctgCAGGTACTAATCCCAAAATAAGGTTCATTATTCTCTATGTTCTCCATTCATTCaggattttgatttatttttaggaTAAGGCAGTGTCGTAACAGATTTAAATCCTATGGACGCAACTGTACCAGGTCTCTTGGTAGAAATCTTGTTCACTGTTTGCTGATGAAACATTTTGATGGACATTTTATTGCTCAGCAAAAAGTACCTTTAAAACCATTTGAGATATATACTGCCCCATGCAGATATGTCAAGTATAAACCCTTGGTGGACATTTGTTTGGATGATCCTAGCTATGATTATGATGATGCAAgcgtatatttaaatattattgaagAGGTGAGTAGCCTAGGCTACTGTGATTTATGATTTACTCCAATTTGTTAATTTgatcaaacttaaaaaaaaatagcaagtaaagtaaagtactatattttaaggttgaaaaatatcaatattatataCACAGGTGACTAAATTTCTTTGCTCAATTAAAAGTAAAGACATATAACCTTAAATACTGAAACTATAATCATTAATATCTTTAAACCAAGAATAACTTAGAACAACCACAGCCATACAGCATATTGCCCCCTTTTGCAACACTCAGAGAACACAGAATTActgaaaataagaagaaaaaaagagaaaaaaaagagatGGCTAACATTTTGCTGGATAACAGCTGGAAGTACACTGTATATGAGAATGATATTTACTGATATGGAACCAATGCACAAATAAGTCATAGTATTAGGTCATTTCAACAATTCAGTACACACATGTTAGACAAAACATGATTGTCTGGCTTCTTTCACTTTATAGTAACCTGTAAGTTTTCCTAGATTGCATAAACATTCCTTCACAAAGTAACATAAGTATATACCACAAAGAAAAAGTCTGACACTCTGTGATTTTGTGTTTAATTGTAAACATTTTTTGTAGGGTTCAAAACCTGACCCTTGAAGATAGCATACATGAAACAATGTTTAATACACTGAGTGGAAGCAGATCAACAtctcattgttatattattaggGTAGCTCCTAGAGGAATTTTTCAGGTAAGTGAAAGTCAATATGACAGGTATAAATAATATtcatcatgataaaaaaaaatgcagggtAACATTGGGATATCCTTTTGGTAATACACGTCACATTGGACATCAATTAGATGTTAAAAATATAAGACTTTGATTTGAGAATTAATTGAATGGTACTTCAGTTTTGATGTTGATTTGAGAAAGGGCATTCAGTTAGACTAAAGATTGGAAGTCATCTGAGTCTAGTATATTCTGTATACATTGTTGTCTGCTTTTTCGTCGACTTTTGGTAAAAGTAAGAGTACAATCACTTATCTCTTTGATCAGGTTATTGAGTTTGATTTTAACATGCAATCATCTTACTTGACCTGCCATTTTGAAGTAGAGTTATCTTTACTTTCAGTTTGGTGTAAATCTAAAGGATTACCAGTACTCTAATTAAGGAGATGTTATTCTTAATAGAGGGAGATTTTTAGCGCCAGTATTTCATAGTTCATCTAGATTTTAACTTTGacatgatatatatacacttacattgtgcatacatgtatatatgctttGTTGTTACAGGTGTATGTTGGGAAGATAGATTGGCCAGTTAAAATGCATCAAATGATGATGATTTGTGGTAGTAATGTTACAAAAGAACTTGGATTTAATCACCAGTGTCACTCTACACCTATAACAGCAAAGTATGCTCACCTGGGAGATATATCTGTATCTGGTGATGATTCCCCTGTTGTATCATTATTACTGAAAACTATTGAGGTTCTCTCTGAATATGAAAGAGGCTCGTTTCTTCCTTTTACTGATGATATGATGGAAGTTATTGAGACGAGAAAGAGAACTAAAAAACATATTCAAGTTGTGTATTTGATGATTTAAACATTTGCAATGCAAAATTTGACCAGTGAACCTCAAGTGAAGATAGGCCTAAtggttgaattttcatttcatgtAATTAATAGCATAATCATGTACCATACACAATCATTATTTGTAAACTCAAGTTCTGTCCTAATTGAAAGTCTTtgaattcttttctttttcttcttttaatgtgTATAAGTACAGAACATTTGTTATGTAAAATTCGTATGATTTATCCCAAAATTATA
It contains:
- the LOC139508067 gene encoding uncharacterized protein; translated protein: MFNTLSGSRSTSHCYIIRVAPRGIFQVYVGKIDWPVKMHQMMMICGSNVTKELGFNHQCHSTPITAKYAHLGDISVSGDDSPVVSLLLKTIEVLSEYERGSFLPFTDDMMEVIETRKRTKKHIQVVYLMI
- the LOC139508066 gene encoding uncharacterized protein, which produces MALRASGTKIVYRILPGSEMLELVMRQAKCLSEQSRKTLVTALIQCHFTMPVLHGQMFFPSEISAARWPFRFCDIKQVISCEEVLGQGIWEQIVSHTGTRDCRETWNSTQIRQCRNRFKSYGRNCTRSLGRNLVHCLLMKHFDGHFIAQQKVPLKPFEIYTAPCRYVKYKPLVDICLDDPSYDYDDASVYLNIIEEGSKPDP